One Campylobacter sputorum subsp. sputorum DNA segment encodes these proteins:
- a CDS encoding c-type cytochrome: MKWFNLEDNINLLSIIGAIAIIILTVFVVGLYMKQMKEKRPDSELSGDEWDGIGEYLNPLPLGWAVTFFALIVWAIWYFLIGYPLNSYSQIGEYNEETSIANDKFKAKFANADEKTLHAMGEGIFLVQCSACHGILGNGMDGKAMDLTMWGNEEGIVHSLIKGSKGLNYPLGEMPAGLVSEADAKAVAAYVAKEISPIKSTSASPDIIAQGKSIFDATCTACHGVDGKGMEGSSPDLSKYGSSEFVIDVLQRGKKGIIGNMPQFTDGRLNEVQKKAVGEYVLSLSK; encoded by the coding sequence ATGAAATGGTTTAACTTAGAAGACAACATAAATTTGCTTTCTATAATTGGTGCCATAGCAATAATAATATTAACAGTATTTGTTGTTGGTTTATATATGAAGCAAATGAAAGAAAAAAGACCGGACTCTGAGCTTAGTGGTGATGAGTGGGATGGAATAGGCGAATATTTAAATCCACTTCCATTGGGATGGGCTGTTACTTTTTTTGCACTTATTGTATGGGCGATATGGTATTTTTTGATAGGGTATCCTCTAAACTCATACTCACAAATCGGTGAATATAACGAAGAAACATCTATAGCAAATGATAAATTTAAAGCTAAATTTGCAAATGCTGATGAAAAAACTTTACACGCTATGGGCGAGGGAATTTTTCTTGTTCAATGTTCAGCATGCCATGGAATTCTCGGGAATGGAATGGATGGCAAAGCTATGGATCTTACTATGTGGGGAAATGAAGAAGGTATAGTTCACAGCTTAATAAAAGGCTCTAAAGGTCTTAACTATCCTCTTGGCGAAATGCCTGCTGGTCTTGTAAGCGAAGCTGATGCAAAAGCTGTTGCTGCTTATGTAGCAAAAGAAATTTCACCTATAAAATCAACTTCAGCAAGTCCTGATATAATAGCGCAAGGAAAATCTATTTTTGATGCAACTTGTACAGCTTGTCATGGCGTTGATGGTAAAGGCATGGAAGGTTCTTCTCCAGATTTATCAAAATACGGCTCAAGCGAGTTTGTGATAGATGTATTACAAAGAGGTAAAAAAGGTATAATAGGAAATATGCCTCAATTTACAGATGGTAGATTAAACGAAGTGCAGAAAAAAGCTGTTGGCGAATATGTGCTTTCGCTTTCAAAATAA
- a CDS encoding DUF4006 family protein — protein sequence MENQNRSIFSIHGITGMLIATVLLLSILGVLTYLGIGEQQSVMQKPYSLEKAENIQKFSKDSEKHMVIK from the coding sequence ATGGAAAATCAAAATAGAAGTATTTTTTCAATTCACGGAATAACAGGAATGCTTATCGCAACTGTTTTGCTTCTTAGCATACTTGGTGTATTAACTTATCTTGGAATTGGTGAGCAACAAAGTGTTATGCAAAAACCATATAGTCTTGAAAAAGCTGAAAATATACAAAAATTCAGCAAAGACAGCGAAAAACATATGGTTATAAAATAA
- a CDS encoding cytochrome c oxidase, cbb3-type, CcoQ subunit: MEIETLRELQAYGYFFFIVFLVVVLYGYFYHLIKSEKKGRRNYEKYSKLALDDELNERPIEPISQNQNNNTTRN, from the coding sequence ATGGAAATAGAGACTTTAAGAGAGTTACAAGCTTATGGATATTTCTTCTTTATAGTGTTTTTAGTTGTAGTTTTATATGGGTATTTTTACCATCTTATAAAATCTGAAAAAAAAGGAAGAAGAAATTATGAGAAATACTCTAAATTGGCACTTGATGATGAATTAAACGAAAGACCAATAGAGCCTATTTCCCAAAATCAAAACAATAACACAACAAGGAATTAA
- the ccoO gene encoding cytochrome-c oxidase, cbb3-type subunit II, protein MFNWLEKHPFFFAVAVFVVIAYAGIVEILPDFADRARPVEGRKPYTVLQLAGRHIYIKDSCNACHSQLIRPFKSETDRYGAYSKSGEYAYDRPFLWGSKRTGPDLFRVGNYRTTDWHENHMKDPTSVVPGSLMPAYKHMFSKNADIETAYAEALTVKKAFNVPYDMEGMPKLGTWDEAKAQVKAEAEAIVNDMKDQDVKDAFERGEIRQIVALIAYLNSLK, encoded by the coding sequence ATGTTTAATTGGTTAGAAAAACATCCATTTTTCTTTGCTGTTGCTGTTTTTGTAGTAATAGCTTATGCTGGTATAGTAGAAATTTTACCTGATTTTGCAGATAGAGCAAGACCGGTTGAAGGTAGAAAACCTTATACTGTTTTGCAACTTGCAGGAAGACATATTTATATAAAAGATAGCTGTAATGCTTGCCATTCACAACTTATTAGACCATTTAAGTCAGAAACTGATAGATATGGTGCTTACTCAAAAAGCGGTGAATACGCTTATGATAGACCATTTTTATGGGGATCAAAAAGAACTGGACCAGATCTTTTCAGAGTTGGAAATTATAGAACTACAGATTGGCACGAAAATCATATGAAAGATCCTACTTCAGTAGTTCCAGGCTCGTTAATGCCAGCTTATAAGCATATGTTTAGCAAAAATGCAGACATAGAAACTGCATATGCTGAAGCATTAACTGTTAAAAAAGCCTTTAATGTTCCTTATGATATGGAAGGAATGCCAAAACTTGGAACTTGGGACGAAGCTAAAGCACAAGTAAAAGCTGAGGCTGAAGCAATAGTAAATGATATGAAAGATCAAGATGTTAAAGATGCTTTTGAAAGAGGTGAGATAAGACAAATAGTAGCTCTTATTGCTTACCTTAATAGCTTAAAATAA
- a CDS encoding ribonuclease HII, producing MICGIDEAGRGALAGELVIAACVLKADIAGLNDSKKLTPKKREELFKKIIKNSEYLIVYFSAKFIDDLGLSECLKKALIVFRDKFKDCDIIYDGNLNYGVGGIKTMIKADLKIKEVSAASILAKVSRDRQMILFDKIYPNYGYKKHKGYGTNSHLQAISKYGECEISRKTFKIKKFIQPTLF from the coding sequence ATGATTTGCGGTATAGATGAAGCCGGTAGAGGTGCATTAGCCGGCGAACTTGTGATCGCGGCTTGTGTTTTAAAAGCGGACATTGCAGGACTTAACGATTCAAAAAAATTAACCCCCAAAAAAAGAGAAGAGTTGTTTAAAAAAATTATTAAAAACAGCGAATATCTTATAGTGTATTTTAGTGCTAAATTTATTGATGATTTGGGACTTAGCGAGTGTTTAAAAAAAGCTTTAATAGTGTTTAGAGATAAATTTAAAGATTGTGATATCATTTATGATGGAAATTTAAATTATGGGGTTGGTGGCATAAAAACTATGATAAAAGCCGATCTTAAGATAAAAGAAGTTTCAGCTGCAAGCATTTTAGCAAAAGTTAGCAGAGATAGACAAATGATACTTTTTGATAAAATTTATCCAAATTACGGATATAAAAAACATAAAGGGTATGGCACAAACTCGCATTTACAAGCTATATCAAAATACGGAGAGTGTGAAATAAGTAGAAAAACATTTAAAATAAAGAAATTTATACAACCGACTCTATTTTAA
- a CDS encoding flagellar export protein FliJ produces the protein MRDTKFSQILKVKKQALEKIEIDLTKRRNKLSVLKNEINDLIKQISDHEFPKKGNSIELNSNLAILNTYKNQKQNLSEKINLTNKEIMHFEHLYKKAYLDYEKIKYLEEEEIKKSILKAKKQEQIMLDEIATQRFAYSKENL, from the coding sequence ATGAGAGATACTAAATTTAGCCAAATTTTAAAAGTAAAAAAACAAGCATTAGAGAAAATCGAAATAGATCTTACCAAAAGACGAAATAAACTCTCGGTGTTAAAAAACGAAATAAATGATCTGATAAAACAAATTTCAGATCATGAATTTCCCAAAAAAGGCAATAGCATAGAACTTAATTCAAATTTAGCTATATTAAACACATATAAAAATCAAAAACAAAATTTAAGCGAAAAGATAAATTTAACAAATAAAGAAATTATGCACTTTGAACATCTTTACAAAAAAGCTTATTTGGATTATGAAAAGATAAAATATCTTGAAGAAGAAGAAATCAAAAAATCCATACTAAAAGCCAAAAAACAAGAACAAATAATGCTAGATGAGATAGCAACTCAAAGATTTGCATACTCAAAAGAAAATCTATGA
- a CDS encoding PAS domain-containing sensor histidine kinase, translated as MVNVNLKLKQYQDAIDESNIVSKTDVNGIITFANDEFCKISGYNRNELIGKNHNIIRHPDVEKSVFENLWRTILSKKVYKGIIKNRAKNGHEFYLNATIIPILDTNGDIEEFVAIRHDVTDVILLNQKLLETQTQLKNLNDSLEQRVAEQTKELLNINKNLHNIIDQEVRKNEEKSKFIFQQSRLVSMGEMIGNIAHQWRQPLNELSINLFTLKENVSNSNKFEQIYNHSKTIIKSMSKTIDDFMNFFKADKKREVFLLKESIDHALFITKRTLTNENIQIKISNLEDVYILGYKSELTQVILNLINNSKDVLKNLNKSEKIIEIKLNTDENDIILKIIDNSDGIKEELLSKIFEPYFTTKHPSSGTGLGLYMSKMIIDGMGGSIKAINVDNGACFEIKLKKGNL; from the coding sequence ATGGTTAATGTAAATTTAAAACTTAAACAATACCAAGATGCCATAGATGAGAGCAATATAGTATCAAAAACGGATGTCAATGGCATTATAACTTTTGCTAATGATGAGTTTTGTAAGATAAGTGGATATAACAGAAATGAATTAATAGGTAAAAATCATAATATCATAAGACATCCTGATGTAGAAAAATCGGTATTTGAAAACCTTTGGCGAACTATTTTATCAAAAAAAGTATATAAAGGTATCATAAAAAATAGAGCAAAAAATGGACATGAGTTTTACCTAAACGCAACGATAATACCTATACTAGATACAAATGGAGATATAGAGGAATTTGTTGCTATTAGACATGATGTAACTGATGTTATACTTCTTAATCAAAAATTATTAGAAACTCAAACTCAGTTAAAAAACCTAAATGATAGCCTGGAACAAAGAGTGGCAGAGCAAACAAAAGAGCTTTTAAATATCAATAAAAACTTACACAATATCATAGATCAAGAAGTTAGAAAAAATGAAGAAAAAAGCAAATTTATATTTCAACAATCCCGCCTTGTATCAATGGGTGAAATGATAGGAAATATAGCTCATCAATGGCGACAACCCTTAAACGAATTAAGTATAAATTTATTTACTTTAAAAGAAAATGTATCAAATAGTAACAAATTTGAGCAAATTTATAATCATTCAAAAACTATAATAAAAAGTATGTCAAAAACTATAGATGATTTTATGAATTTTTTTAAAGCGGATAAAAAAAGAGAGGTATTTTTGTTAAAAGAATCTATAGATCACGCACTGTTTATAACAAAAAGAACTTTAACAAATGAAAATATTCAAATCAAAATATCAAATTTAGAAGATGTATATATATTAGGTTATAAAAGCGAACTTACACAAGTTATTTTAAATTTGATAAACAATTCAAAAGATGTTCTTAAAAATTTAAATAAGTCTGAAAAAATTATAGAAATAAAACTAAATACAGATGAAAATGATATAATACTTAAAATAATTGATAATAGCGACGGAATAAAAGAAGAGCTGCTAAGTAAAATTTTTGAACCATATTTTACAACAAAACATCCAAGTTCAGGGACTGGTCTTGGGCTTTATATGAGTAAAATGATTATAGATGGTATGGGCGGTAGTATAAAAGCTATAAATGTCGATAATGGTGCTTGTTTTGAAATAAAATTAAAAAAGGGAAATTTATGA
- the carA gene encoding glutamine-hydrolyzing carbamoyl-phosphate synthase small subunit — protein sequence MDAYIYLENGVYLKAKAFGKSGTVCGEMVFNTSMSGYEEIMSDPSYAGQFIVFTMPEIGIVGINEDDMESSKIYASGVIMRKFNNTPSNFRSQKTLENFFEEQGKIGVYDIDTRYLTSILRDNGSLNAIISTTISDKEELKKELLSSAKIDEINYVKLVSTKNSYSHNQAAWNHDKKSFNVLNSKGKKVAVIDYGCKKNILNELCEVGIEVEIYPHDVKAKILIDKFKKGEIQGVFLSNGPGEPRMLKDEIAQIKELIKANIPMFGICLGHQLLSNAHGYETYKLKFGQHGANHPVINLQTKSIEITTQNHNYNVPESISEIAEITHRNLFDGTIEGVRYNNGKIFSVQHHPEASSGPNESKYIFKEFLDIL from the coding sequence ATGGATGCATATATCTATCTTGAAAATGGCGTCTACTTAAAAGCAAAAGCATTTGGAAAAAGCGGAACTGTTTGTGGAGAAATGGTTTTTAACACTTCTATGAGCGGTTATGAAGAGATAATGAGCGATCCAAGTTATGCTGGTCAATTCATAGTTTTTACAATGCCAGAAATTGGCATAGTTGGTATAAATGAAGATGATATGGAGAGTTCAAAAATTTATGCAAGTGGCGTTATTATGCGCAAATTTAACAACACACCATCAAATTTCAGATCACAAAAAACACTAGAAAATTTTTTTGAAGAACAAGGTAAGATAGGAGTTTATGACATAGATACAAGATATCTTACTAGCATTTTAAGAGATAATGGAAGTTTAAATGCTATTATTTCTACAACTATAAGCGATAAAGAAGAGCTAAAAAAAGAACTTTTATCATCAGCAAAGATAGATGAAATTAACTATGTAAAGCTAGTTAGCACAAAAAACTCATATTCTCATAACCAAGCTGCTTGGAATCATGATAAAAAAAGCTTTAATGTCTTAAATTCAAAAGGTAAAAAAGTAGCAGTTATCGACTATGGCTGTAAAAAAAATATACTAAATGAGCTTTGTGAAGTTGGTATAGAAGTAGAAATTTATCCACATGATGTAAAAGCTAAAATTTTGATAGATAAATTTAAAAAAGGCGAAATTCAAGGCGTATTTTTAAGCAACGGACCAGGTGAACCAAGAATGCTAAAAGATGAAATAGCTCAAATCAAAGAGCTTATAAAAGCAAATATTCCTATGTTTGGAATTTGCCTTGGACACCAACTTTTAAGCAATGCTCACGGGTATGAAACTTATAAACTTAAATTTGGACAACACGGTGCAAATCATCCTGTTATAAATTTACAAACAAAAAGTATAGAGATTACAACACAAAATCATAACTATAATGTTCCTGAAAGCATTAGCGAGATTGCCGAAATTACACATAGAAATCTTTTTGATGGAACTATAGAGGGCGTAAGATACAATAACGGAAAAATCTTCTCGGTTCAACACCACCCTGAGGCTAGTAGCGGACCAAACGAAAGCAAATATATATTTAAAGAGTTTTTGGATATTTTATGA
- a CDS encoding response regulator transcription factor, with amino-acid sequence MNTELLKDLTLLFVEDEDDIRKSMQYAIGDKFRDIIMAQNGDEGLKKFKKYNPNIVVTDITMPIMDGLSMTKEIKKISKDIPVIVLSVYSDKEKLIKAIDFGVDKYLIKPIDMEEFLNAINHIALDKIEALNIIEIGNGYSFHSIKRVLIKDDVEIPLTKKELAFISLLIKRLGTVVLHEDIKKNVWASQKVSDAAIRTFIKRIRDKVGNDLIKNVSGFGYKMDYK; translated from the coding sequence ATGAACACAGAATTATTAAAAGATCTAACTTTACTATTTGTAGAAGATGAAGATGATATAAGAAAATCTATGCAATATGCCATTGGTGATAAATTTCGCGATATTATAATGGCTCAAAATGGCGATGAAGGACTTAAGAAATTCAAAAAATATAATCCAAATATAGTTGTTACTGATATAACAATGCCAATAATGGATGGTCTTAGTATGACTAAAGAGATAAAAAAAATATCAAAAGATATACCAGTAATTGTTCTTAGTGTGTATAGCGACAAAGAAAAGCTTATAAAAGCAATTGATTTTGGAGTAGATAAATATCTAATAAAACCTATCGATATGGAAGAATTTTTAAATGCAATCAATCATATAGCACTAGATAAAATAGAAGCTTTAAATATCATAGAAATTGGCAATGGATATAGTTTTCACAGCATAAAAAGAGTTTTGATAAAAGATGATGTTGAAATACCGTTAACAAAAAAAGAGCTTGCATTTATATCACTTCTAATCAAAAGACTTGGAACTGTGGTTTTACACGAGGATATAAAGAAAAATGTTTGGGCTAGCCAAAAAGTAAGCGATGCTGCAATTAGAACTTTTATCAAAAGAATTAGAGATAAAGTTGGAAATGACCTTATAAAAAATGTTTCTGGCTTTGGATATAAAATGGATTATAAATAA
- the ccoN gene encoding cytochrome-c oxidase, cbb3-type subunit I: MQPKFALNYDYTVAKMFLISTIVFGIIGMLIGVIISFQLAYPDLNYLASEYGTFSRLRPLHTNGVVYGFMLSGIFSTWYYLGQRVLKVSMNESPFLMFIGKLHFILYVVVILLAVVSLFAGVTTSKEYAELEWPIDILVVLVWVLWGISIFGLIGIRREKTLYISIWYYIATFLGVAMLYLFNNMEIPTRLLTGMGSWLHSVSMYAGTNDALVQWWWGHNAVAFVFTVAIIAQIYYFLPKESGQPIFSYKLSLFSFWGLMFVYLWAGGHHLIYSTVPDWMQTMGSIFSVVLILPSWGSAINILLTMKGEWSQLRQNPLIKFMMLAATFYMFSTLEGPILSIKSVNALAHFTDWIPGHVHDGTLGWVGFMTMAALYHMTPRIFKREIYSKSLMEAQFWIQTTGIVLWFSSMWIAGITQGMMWRATDEFGNLAYSFIDTVTVLVPYYWIRAIGGLLYFIGFFMFTYNIIKSVSSDKELTSEPRNASPMAA, translated from the coding sequence ATGCAGCCAAAATTTGCATTGAATTACGATTATACAGTCGCTAAAATGTTCCTAATTTCTACGATAGTATTTGGTATTATAGGTATGTTGATTGGTGTTATTATATCTTTTCAACTAGCTTATCCAGACCTTAACTATCTAGCAAGCGAATATGGAACATTTAGTCGTTTAAGACCACTTCACACAAATGGAGTTGTTTACGGATTTATGTTATCTGGTATCTTTTCTACCTGGTACTATTTAGGTCAAAGAGTTCTTAAGGTATCGATGAATGAGTCGCCGTTTTTGATGTTTATAGGAAAACTACATTTTATACTTTATGTAGTAGTTATACTTCTTGCCGTAGTTTCTCTTTTTGCTGGAGTTACAACATCAAAAGAGTATGCAGAACTTGAATGGCCAATAGATATATTAGTTGTTCTTGTTTGGGTATTGTGGGGTATAAGCATATTTGGACTTATTGGTATAAGAAGAGAAAAAACACTTTATATATCAATATGGTATTATATAGCTACTTTCCTTGGAGTTGCAATGCTTTATCTTTTTAACAATATGGAAATTCCTACAAGACTTCTTACAGGAATGGGAAGCTGGTTACATTCAGTTTCTATGTATGCCGGAACAAATGATGCATTGGTTCAATGGTGGTGGGGGCACAATGCTGTTGCATTTGTTTTTACTGTTGCCATAATTGCTCAAATTTACTATTTCTTACCAAAAGAAAGCGGTCAACCTATATTTAGCTATAAGCTTTCGCTATTTTCATTTTGGGGATTAATGTTTGTATATTTATGGGCAGGCGGACACCACCTTATATACTCAACCGTTCCAGATTGGATGCAAACAATGGGATCAATTTTTTCTGTTGTTCTTATACTTCCATCTTGGGGTTCAGCTATAAATATACTTCTTACAATGAAAGGTGAATGGAGTCAATTAAGACAAAATCCTTTAATCAAATTTATGATGCTTGCTGCAACATTTTATATGTTCTCAACTCTTGAAGGTCCAATCCTTTCTATAAAATCAGTAAATGCACTAGCTCACTTTACAGACTGGATTCCAGGGCATGTTCATGATGGAACACTTGGCTGGGTTGGATTTATGACAATGGCTGCACTTTATCATATGACTCCAAGAATATTTAAAAGAGAAATTTACTCAAAATCTTTAATGGAAGCACAATTTTGGATTCAAACAACAGGTATAGTTTTATGGTTCAGTTCAATGTGGATAGCAGGAATAACACAAGGTATGATGTGGAGAGCTACAGATGAGTTTGGAAATTTAGCATACTCATTTATAGACACAGTAACTGTTTTGGTACCATATTATTGGATAAGAGCTATTGGCGGACTTCTTTATTTTATAGGATTTTTCATGTTTACATACAACATCATAAAATCAGTTTCATCAGATAAAGAATTAACAAGCGAACCGCGCAATGCTTCGCCTATGGCTGCGTAA
- a CDS encoding DUF507 family protein, whose translation MRIKEPHTPYISRKISLDLLNSKMVTINGGTERIEQIATQILNADIAKERALEERVNELLAQNESEMDERNIDRKSMFWLVKKKLADEYDVTLSYDDRYSNVSREILETLWKKDVIDYNVSENKIKNIIYSSIETYIKSYDDVENEVLKKIENYKKKLIPGTDEYDLVFEKLYKEELSKKGFY comes from the coding sequence ATGCGTATCAAAGAACCACATACACCTTATATATCAAGAAAAATATCACTAGATCTTTTAAATTCAAAAATGGTAACTATAAATGGCGGAACCGAGCGTATAGAACAGATTGCAACGCAGATATTAAATGCAGACATTGCAAAAGAAAGGGCACTAGAAGAGAGAGTTAATGAACTTTTAGCACAAAATGAAAGTGAAATGGATGAAAGAAATATAGACAGAAAAAGTATGTTTTGGCTCGTGAAGAAAAAACTTGCAGATGAGTATGATGTTACTTTATCTTACGATGATAGATATAGCAATGTTTCAAGGGAAATTTTAGAAACATTATGGAAAAAAGACGTTATTGATTATAATGTTTCTGAAAATAAGATAAAAAATATTATTTATAGTTCTATTGAAACTTATATAAAAAGTTATGACGATGTAGAAAATGAAGTTTTAAAAAAGATAGAAAATTATAAAAAGAAGCTAATACCGGGAACCGATGAGTATGACTTGGTATTTGAAAAATTATACAAAGAAGAGCTAAGTAAAAAAGGATTTTATTAA
- a CDS encoding MotE family protein, producing MKKIIILLIFTFLNLQAQNSNSIDCTALFEARKSELIKELEKIDEAKQALEAYRASLNSLNEQKKSLLDKQEADINATMAKVENTKKEIQVIVQKNEEILKELKSMTTNKVSEAYSKMKDQAAADVLTQMGAIKAATIMYALPPKKISTVIAKMDPKIASEITLILQKGPPFENNQTILYNEK from the coding sequence ATGAAAAAGATAATAATTTTATTAATATTCACATTTTTAAACCTACAAGCACAAAATAGCAATTCAATTGATTGCACAGCACTATTTGAAGCTAGAAAATCAGAGCTAATCAAAGAACTTGAAAAAATAGACGAAGCAAAACAAGCCCTAGAAGCTTACAGGGCATCTTTAAATTCTCTTAACGAACAAAAAAAATCTTTACTAGATAAACAAGAAGCTGATATTAACGCAACTATGGCAAAAGTAGAAAATACAAAAAAAGAGATACAAGTAATTGTCCAAAAAAATGAAGAAATTTTAAAAGAATTAAAAAGCATGACAACAAACAAAGTTTCTGAGGCATATTCAAAGATGAAAGATCAAGCAGCAGCTGATGTTTTAACACAAATGGGTGCTATAAAAGCAGCAACTATAATGTATGCTCTTCCACCTAAAAAAATTTCAACCGTTATAGCAAAAATGGATCCCAAAATTGCATCAGAAATAACACTAATTTTACAAAAAGGACCGCCATTTGAAAATAATCAAACCATTTTATATAATGAAAAATAA
- a CDS encoding sulfite exporter TauE/SafE family protein, with amino-acid sequence MSAYELINIAIISFTASFGHCLGMCGGFVIAYNMKLNNIDESKRPLYVFTYHFYRILAYVLLGACFGAFGSLFALSLKTRAYLYFALGMFLVLIGVSLLKRGKLLKMLENDKIFISLFKTKIKKYMGLSSLKAFGVLGFLNGLIPCGIVYFFAAMAISSGNIVNSILIMLVFGICTLPALFGFSFLSRVISDNFKTAMHYVSCILMIMFGLYLSYTGFIAVNG; translated from the coding sequence ATGAGTGCTTATGAACTCATAAATATCGCTATAATATCCTTTACTGCAAGTTTTGGGCATTGTCTTGGAATGTGCGGGGGATTTGTTATAGCTTACAATATGAAGTTAAATAATATCGATGAGTCAAAAAGACCATTGTATGTTTTTACTTATCATTTTTATAGAATTTTAGCTTATGTCCTGCTTGGTGCGTGTTTTGGAGCATTTGGCTCACTTTTTGCACTTTCTTTAAAAACTAGAGCATATTTGTATTTTGCTCTTGGAATGTTTTTGGTTTTAATAGGTGTAAGTTTATTAAAAAGAGGAAAACTGCTTAAAATGCTAGAAAATGATAAAATTTTTATATCCCTGTTTAAAACTAAAATAAAAAAGTATATGGGTCTCTCATCACTAAAAGCATTTGGAGTGCTTGGATTTTTAAATGGGCTTATACCTTGTGGAATAGTGTATTTTTTTGCAGCAATGGCAATAAGTAGCGGAAATATCGTAAATTCAATTTTAATAATGCTTGTTTTTGGGATTTGCACATTGCCAGCACTATTTGGTTTTTCTTTTCTATCTAGAGTAATTAGTGATAATTTTAAAACAGCGATGCACTATGTTAGCTGCATTTTGATGATAATGTTTGGACTTTATCTATCTTATACTGGATTTATAGCTGTCAATGGTTAA
- a CDS encoding DUF475 domain-containing protein: MKYFYSSFVITAIGLILSYYIGGFSAIYICFLLGVLEISLSFDNAVVNAKVLKNMSPIWQQRFIVWGIPIAVFGMRFIFPILIVSIAAKIGMIETFMLALNNPDKYHEILSNHKNEIYIFGGGFLLMVFNEFFFDDTKDTHWIKHLENNPITKFTSSIQSISVIIAIAVGILITWITANSTYAIAYFSAILLHIIISSFNEKFSSGGIRSGLMGFLYLETLDASFSFDGVIGAFALSENIFIIMIGLGIGAMFVRSITIYLVKKKTLDSFIYLEHGAHYAILCLALIMFFKVFREVSEIVTGTIGFAFILAAFIGSVIYNKKNI, encoded by the coding sequence ATGAAATACTTTTATTCATCTTTTGTAATTACTGCCATTGGTCTTATTTTATCTTATTATATAGGCGGATTTAGCGCTATTTATATCTGTTTTTTACTTGGTGTTTTAGAAATTAGTCTTAGTTTTGATAATGCTGTTGTAAATGCAAAAGTGCTAAAAAATATGTCCCCTATTTGGCAACAAAGATTTATAGTTTGGGGAATTCCTATAGCTGTTTTTGGAATGAGATTTATTTTTCCAATTCTAATAGTATCTATTGCTGCTAAAATAGGAATGATTGAAACATTTATGCTGGCACTAAATAATCCTGATAAATACCATGAAATACTCTCAAATCATAAAAACGAAATTTATATCTTTGGTGGTGGATTTTTACTTATGGTTTTTAATGAGTTTTTCTTTGATGATACTAAAGACACTCACTGGATTAAACATCTAGAAAACAACCCGATAACCAAATTTACATCTAGTATCCAGAGCATAAGCGTGATTATAGCCATCGCAGTTGGAATTCTTATAACTTGGATTACAGCAAATTCAACATATGCTATTGCTTATTTTAGTGCTATTTTGTTGCATATTATTATAAGTAGTTTTAATGAAAAATTTAGTTCAGGCGGTATCAGAAGCGGACTTATGGGATTTTTATATCTTGAAACTCTAGATGCTAGTTTTAGTTTTGATGGAGTAATCGGAGCTTTTGCACTAAGTGAAAATATATTTATCATAATGATTGGGCTTGGCATAGGAGCTATGTTTGTAAGAAGTATAACGATATATTTGGTTAAGAAAAAAACACTTGATTCATTTATATACCTTGAACACGGTGCACACTATGCTATACTTTGTCTGGCACTCATAATGTTTTTTAAAGTTTTTCGCGAAGTAAGTGAAATTGTAACTGGAACTATCGGCTTTGCATTTATACTAGCTGCGTTTATTGGTTCTGTGATTTATAATAAAAAAAATATATGA